The following proteins are co-located in the Desulfoscipio sp. XC116 genome:
- a CDS encoding molybdopterin cofactor-binding domain-containing protein: MDKQKLGIMEIEPLVRDRYIQDEFSIIGKRGIARMCGKEKAGGRAEYTRDVKLPGMLYCRIMPSPYAHARIKSMSTERAEALPGVRAVLRYDDPELADKPLFGLETKFNAGHLASDGQAFYHGKEELAVTQEQWKQGAGRVLDGVAWWEGHPVGVAVAADTPELAEEALSLIDIEWEELPLVLNPMEALKPGAPLAAAEINNRNNIIRKLKIEHGDVEKGFKEADKVIKFDARRRPYSVADAEPMSDVILWRGDNVEIWAHQQQAYDGKIIFGMKMGIPLNRIKLHVPYQGSQFGGGGNPMMHHTHGVHIISGILSKRTGRPVKTFYNRRDNFYNLSQDADCHTTFKVGFRNDGTITAVKIDNICAKMGQYGIDHFEENTRIPNLALNYLETNINVAPAYWFRCEQNHNALCLSIVFDHVAAELGMDPTLVALKNDGTEGRDMEYLSKFKKEHGFPDRDSLKEAIELGKKAIDWDKKWHLPGTKLLPNGKLHGIGFTWTHEWDDTRGVACAGVLMHCDGTVDILSQKSDDGLNAMTTHCQIVAEEMGLKLEDVNFRFFEEVGFQMMTPDGSCNLAVDAYVTRNAAREAKQKLLEYATTPIKLIDITYPPAFPDNYPDDLDVKDSVVYLKADPCINVPVAEIVKRATLNQGGTRAPLFTWNWHRQGRYGTEKGRHRLTRQAYFAEVEVDPGTGGVEIKKIVNINDVGKAISPETCEGQQYGGDYMGAGRAMAEEMIYDPKTGVKLNANFIDYKVFTMRDVDTTVNLLLETGMGYGPYGLNGIGEDIATVVPGVIGAAIYNAIGEWVDDHPMTPDKVLKAISKANVKRGGLK; the protein is encoded by the coding sequence ATGGACAAGCAGAAGCTGGGAATAATGGAAATTGAGCCATTAGTACGCGATAGGTATATCCAGGATGAATTCTCGATAATCGGTAAACGTGGCATCGCTCGCATGTGCGGCAAGGAAAAAGCCGGTGGAAGGGCGGAATATACAAGAGATGTAAAGCTTCCCGGGATGTTATATTGCAGGATCATGCCGTCTCCTTATGCTCACGCTAGAATTAAGTCTATGAGTACGGAAAGAGCCGAAGCACTGCCCGGCGTAAGGGCCGTACTCCGGTATGACGACCCCGAGCTGGCGGACAAGCCGCTTTTCGGTCTGGAGACCAAATTTAATGCCGGCCATCTTGCGTCGGATGGACAGGCTTTTTACCACGGTAAAGAAGAGTTGGCGGTAACCCAGGAACAGTGGAAGCAAGGAGCGGGGCGCGTACTGGACGGCGTGGCTTGGTGGGAAGGGCATCCGGTTGGAGTGGCGGTGGCCGCTGATACTCCCGAACTGGCTGAAGAAGCTTTGAGCCTGATCGATATTGAATGGGAAGAGCTGCCGCTGGTCTTGAATCCAATGGAAGCGTTAAAACCGGGAGCGCCTTTAGCGGCCGCTGAAATAAACAACAGGAACAACATTATCAGGAAATTAAAGATCGAGCATGGCGATGTGGAGAAAGGCTTTAAAGAAGCGGACAAGGTAATTAAGTTTGATGCGCGAAGACGGCCATATTCAGTTGCCGACGCGGAACCAATGAGCGACGTAATCCTCTGGAGAGGCGATAACGTAGAAATATGGGCGCACCAACAGCAAGCGTATGACGGGAAAATTATTTTTGGCATGAAAATGGGCATTCCGCTAAACAGGATTAAACTTCATGTTCCCTACCAGGGTTCTCAGTTTGGCGGGGGCGGCAACCCTATGATGCACCATACCCACGGGGTTCATATTATCAGCGGTATATTGTCCAAGAGAACCGGCCGGCCCGTTAAGACATTCTATAACCGAAGAGATAATTTCTACAACTTGTCTCAGGACGCCGACTGCCATACCACTTTTAAAGTGGGATTTAGAAATGACGGGACAATCACAGCGGTAAAAATAGATAACATTTGCGCCAAAATGGGACAATACGGCATTGATCACTTTGAAGAGAATACCAGGATACCCAATTTGGCGCTGAATTATCTGGAAACAAATATAAATGTCGCGCCCGCTTATTGGTTTAGGTGTGAGCAAAACCATAACGCTCTTTGTCTGAGCATAGTATTTGATCACGTGGCTGCCGAGCTGGGGATGGATCCAACCCTTGTCGCTTTAAAGAATGACGGGACTGAAGGGCGTGACATGGAGTATCTTTCCAAGTTTAAGAAAGAGCATGGCTTCCCCGATCGGGACAGTCTTAAAGAAGCGATAGAACTTGGGAAAAAAGCTATAGACTGGGATAAAAAATGGCATCTGCCGGGCACAAAGCTGCTGCCGAACGGCAAGCTGCATGGCATTGGCTTTACCTGGACACACGAATGGGACGACACCCGCGGTGTGGCATGCGCCGGTGTACTGATGCACTGCGATGGAACAGTGGATATCTTGTCGCAAAAATCCGATGACGGACTGAATGCAATGACCACCCACTGCCAGATTGTTGCGGAAGAGATGGGGCTCAAACTTGAAGACGTTAATTTCAGGTTCTTTGAAGAAGTAGGCTTCCAGATGATGACGCCGGACGGTTCCTGCAACCTGGCGGTCGATGCTTACGTTACTCGCAATGCCGCCAGGGAAGCGAAACAAAAACTGCTTGAATATGCCACAACTCCTATTAAATTAATTGATATAACGTATCCCCCCGCTTTCCCGGACAATTATCCGGACGACCTGGACGTTAAGGACAGTGTGGTTTATCTGAAGGCCGACCCCTGCATAAATGTTCCTGTAGCGGAAATTGTCAAGCGGGCAACCCTGAACCAGGGTGGTACCAGGGCGCCCCTCTTTACCTGGAATTGGCACCGTCAGGGAAGGTATGGCACTGAAAAGGGAAGACACCGTTTGACCAGGCAGGCGTATTTTGCCGAGGTGGAAGTTGATCCCGGCACCGGCGGGGTCGAAATTAAAAAAATAGTTAACATTAACGATGTTGGTAAGGCTATAAGCCCTGAAACATGTGAAGGCCAGCAGTATGGCGGGGATTATATGGGAGCCGGCAGAGCTATGGCGGAGGAAATGATTTACGATCCCAAAACCGGCGTAAAATTAAATGCAAACTTTATAGATTATAAGGTTTTCACAATGCGTGATGTTGATACTACGGTAAACCTGCTCCTTGAGACGGGAATGGGATACGGCCCATACGGGTTGAATGGTATTGGTGAAGATATCGCCACTGTGGTACCGGGTGTGATTGGAGCAGCTATTTACAATGCCATTGGCGAATGGGTTGACGATCACCCAATGACTCCGGACAAGGTCCTTAAGGCAATAAGTAAAGCAAACGTAAAGCGGGGTGGCCTGAAGTGA
- a CDS encoding (2Fe-2S)-binding protein has translation MIQKQQDDGGNKKVTMKINNQEYNLVIEPHWTLRELIHDKLGLTGTKEMCDKGACGSCTVIMDGRPILSCMALAIECEGREIETVENLEVVGHPLVDAYANNHAMQCGYCTPGFVMTAKALLDKNPNPDEEDIKDALEGNICRCGTYPAHIGAVLEAGRKLEGGKK, from the coding sequence ATGATACAAAAACAACAAGATGATGGCGGAAACAAAAAGGTCACCATGAAAATTAATAACCAGGAATATAACTTGGTTATTGAACCGCATTGGACCTTGCGAGAGCTTATCCATGACAAATTAGGGTTAACCGGAACAAAAGAAATGTGTGACAAGGGAGCCTGCGGATCCTGTACCGTCATAATGGACGGAAGACCTATTTTATCCTGCATGGCACTGGCTATTGAATGTGAAGGACGGGAGATAGAAACAGTTGAGAACCTTGAAGTAGTGGGACATCCGTTAGTGGATGCGTACGCGAATAACCACGCTATGCAATGCGGTTACTGTACTCCCGGTTTTGTGATGACTGCCAAAGCATTGCTGGACAAGAACCCCAATCCGGACGAGGAAGATATAAAAGACGCTCTTGAAGGTAATATATGTCGTTGCGGCACTTACCCGGCTCATATCGGAGCTGTTCTAGAGGCGGGGAGAAAACTGGAAGGAGGGAAAAAATAA